A single region of the Anguilla anguilla isolate fAngAng1 chromosome 17, fAngAng1.pri, whole genome shotgun sequence genome encodes:
- the LOC118216022 gene encoding uncharacterized protein LOC118216022: MFASLSNFILNDDKHTHFCTGLPSASVFFTLLTSLTTTWNASSTILTLPEQFLVVLLKLRLSLTHQDLAFRFRVSCGTVSNIFHEWLEVMGKELQCLVRWPSRKDIRRNPPTLFKTTGYQHVRCIIDCTEVFIERPTSLQTRAITYSHYKSHNTVKFLVGISPTGAITFLSRVWGGRASDKVIIKNSGLIDLLEQGDHVMADRGFNFPEYFATKCIRLHVPSASTQARKQLTGLEVTQKNITSENPCGKAHRKTEVIQNSAEHPALPVSMVKRMNDNSLCTIDKMLIACAALSILRFTIALYPKRFTIDASHSPLPSSWSTSPHC; encoded by the coding sequence ATGTTTGCCAGTCtgtccaattttattttaaatgatgacaAGCACACTCATTTTTGCACTGGTCTACCATCTGCCTCTGTGTTTTTCACCCTCCTCACTTCCCTGACAACAACATGGAATGCATCATCAACCATACTTACCCTTCCCGAGCAGTTTCTTGTGGTCCTGTTGAAGCTTCGTCTGAGCTTAACTCATCAAGACCTAGCTTTTCGCTTCAGAGTGAGTTGTGGAACTGTCTCGAACATCTTCCATGAATGGCTCGAGGTGATGGGTAAAGAGTTGCAATGCCTTGTCCGGTGGCCATCCAGAAAAGATATCAGAAGAAATCCCCCCACCCTATTCAAGACTACAGGTTACCAACATGTCAGATGTATAATAGACTGTACTGAAGTGTTCATTGAGAGGCCAACTAGTTTGCAAACACGAGCAATCACCTACTCCCACTACAAGTCACATAATACTGTGAAGTTCCTTGTTGGCATTAGTCCAACAGGAgctattacatttttatcaagAGTCTGGGGTGGTCGTGCTAGTGACAAGGTTATAATAAAGAATTCCGGGTTGATTGACCTTCTTGAACAAGGAGACCATGTAATGGCTGATAGGGGCTTCAATTTTCCTGAATACTTTGCCACCAAATGTATCCGTCTCCATGTACCATCAGCATCTACACAGGCAAGAAAACAACTGACAGGATTAGAGGTGACACAGAAAAATATCACGAGTGAGAATCCATGTGGAAAGGCCCATAGGAAAACTGAAGTCATTCAGAATTCTGCGGAACACCCTGCCCTGCCAGTCAGTATGGTCAAACGGATGAACGATAACAGTCTTTGCACAATAGACAAAATGTTGATTGCTTGTGCAGCACTATCAATCCTGCGCTTTACAATTGcgctttatccaaagcgctttacaattgatgcctctcattcccctcttccttcaagctggtccacatcaccccactgctga
- the LOC118216024 gene encoding uncharacterized protein LOC118216024: MMESAQREKEREQEPVSVIMSKRKGGGDIRQFFGQPQKRRKSKEREGEREHDDADCTGRAGDMEIIHSSRESEFAGESRQAGEDEGAGEEGEEFGPCPTQPNVNVIPSQTLLNRTLYFQEKWFKDYTWLHYSPSLKGVLCFYCAKYFATQKSKLVSKADSAFVKTGFQNWKKALEKFSAHKDMQCHKLAVMTRIQEPKPVNMQFSRELERQQQQARRNLMKIVGAVKYLAWQGLAFRGVDKESGNFNQLLKYKAEGDAELTNWLKGHVDFTSPQMQNEILKFWAIQMSKKLCQK, encoded by the exons aTGATGGAGtcggcacagagagagaaagagagagagcaagaaccAG TGAGTGTCATCATGAGCAAGAGGAAGGGTGGCGGTGACATTCGTCAGTTTTTTGGGCAGCctcagaaaagaagaaaa agtaaagagagagagggagagagagagcatgatgATGCCGACTGCACAGGGAGAGCAGGTGACATGGAG ATAATACACTCaagcagagagagtgagtttgCAGGCGAGAGCAGACAGGCAGGGGAAGATGAAGGTGcaggagaggaaggggaggagtttgGACCTTGCCCAACTCAGCCAAATGTGAACGTCATACCTAGTCAAACCCTATTAAATAGGACTCTCTACTTTCAGGAGAAATGGTTTAAAGATTATACTTGGCTCCATTACAGCCCCTCCTTAAAGGGGGTCCTCTGTTTCTATTGTGCTAAATACTTTGCAACACAAAAGTCTAAGCTTGTGTCAAAAGCAGATTCAGCTTTTGTCAAGACTGGCTTTCAAAACTGGAAGAAGGCACTGGAGAAATTTAGTGCGCATAAAGACATGCAGTGTCACAAATTAGCTGTGATGACTCGGATTCAGGAGCCCAAGCCTGTTAATATGCAATTTTCACGTGAGCTTGAAAGACAGCAGCAACAAGCGAGGAGAAATCTTATGAAGATTGTCGGGGCTGTGAAGTACTTGGCGtggcaaggtctggcttttCGAGGTGTTGATAAGGAGAGTGGGAATTTCAACCAGCTTCTGAAGTACAAGGCAGAGGGCGATGCAGAGCTGACCAACTGGCTGAAAGGTCACGTTGATTTCACCAGTCcccaaatgcaaaatgaaattttgaaattttggGCAATACAAATGTCAAAGAAATTGTGTCAGAAATAA